In Raphanus sativus cultivar WK10039 unplaced genomic scaffold, ASM80110v3 Scaffold4209, whole genome shotgun sequence, the genomic window TGTTTCTTCCATACCCATATTTCTTCTATTAGTTCAGATAAGAGTTTTGATTTGGGGGTTTTTGGATTAGGGTTTCGATTTGTTCTCACTTTCTGTTTCTGTATCAATAGGTCTCGATTTGGGTTTCAGTTTGATTTGGGGCTTCTCTTCTTCGTCTCCGTTTCTGTATCAATGGCTACTTTCCTCAACCTAAACGCTTATGATGCACCGAAGAAGCTCGATGAGCATCTCCTCAGTCACCTTGTATCACCTTGTAAGTTGTGAACatttttaataagattaaatcctAAAGTCTCTATTTTATTCGATCTATAAGAGTAACAGTTAGTTTCCTTTGAGTTTGTTTTACAGATACCATAGTTCCAAGGATTATACTTTTTTTTGCTACCCTTTCGGTTAGTGATTCAAATGGCTTCAATTCTACCAGATG contains:
- the LOC108836258 gene encoding uncharacterized protein LOC108836258 — translated: MLYGAFLHGPHRTNFSLLSSMATGFKSSGSRFGFQFDLGLLFFVSVSVSMATFLNLNAYDAPKKLDEHLLSHLVSPYTIVPRIILFFATLSIVNLGQYSP